The proteins below are encoded in one region of Cololabis saira isolate AMF1-May2022 chromosome 13, fColSai1.1, whole genome shotgun sequence:
- the zgc:92140 gene encoding uncharacterized protein C1orf21 homolog gives MGCTSAKQVSAVPNDEEGRGKAYSNGDLFTDEYKMKGVEEVKYMKGDENRVNARNQENLEKNNVQHRGKQQKEVASPNIKSNIHTSESQQEFFRMLDEKIEKGRDYCSEEEEEDGT, from the exons ATGGGCTGCACCTCGGCCAAGCAGGTGTCGGCCGTGCCCAACGATGAGGAGGGACGCGGCAAGGCCTACAGCAACGGAGACCTCTTCACCG ATGAATACAAGATGAAGGGAGTGGAGGAGGTGAAGTACATGAAAGGGGATGAAAACAGAGTGAATGCCCGCAACCAGGAGAACCTG GAGAAGAATAATGTGCAGCACAGAGGTAAACAGCAGAAAGAAGTGGCTTCACCGAACATTAAGTCCAA CATTCACACGTCAGAGAGCCAGCAGGAATTTTTCAGGATGCTGGATGAGAAGATTGAGAAG GGGCGAGACTACTgttcggaggaggaggaggaagatgggaCATAG